From one Planktothrix agardhii NIES-204 genomic stretch:
- a CDS encoding nitrogen regulatory protein P-II: MKKIEAIIRPFKLDEVKIALVNAGIVGMTVSEVRGFGRQKGQTERYRGSEYTVEFLQKLKVEIVVEDSQVDMVLDKVITAARTGEIGDGKIFISAVEQIIRIRTGEKNLEAI; the protein is encoded by the coding sequence TTGAAGAAGATAGAAGCAATTATTCGGCCTTTTAAGCTTGATGAGGTTAAAATCGCCCTGGTCAATGCGGGTATTGTGGGGATGACGGTTTCTGAAGTTAGAGGGTTCGGACGTCAGAAGGGTCAAACAGAACGTTACCGGGGTTCTGAGTACACCGTGGAATTCCTGCAAAAACTTAAAGTCGAAATTGTTGTCGAAGATAGTCAGGTTGATATGGTCTTGGATAAAGTTATTACTGCTGCCCGTACAGGGGAAATCGGTGACGGTAAGATCTTTATCTCGGCTGTGGAACAAATTATCCGAATTCGGACTGGAGAGAAAAATTTAGAGGCAATTTAA
- a CDS encoding putative hemolysin, which translates to MSSVFQEILIVFLLIVANGVFAMSEIAILSARKVRLQQSANRGNKKAKFALELANSPNSLLSTVQIGITLIGILAGAFGGSAISARLAIQLNKIPILVPHSNAISFTIVVIIITYLSLIIGELVPKRLALNAPESIATSVSIPMRWLSNFSSPIVHLLGMSTELILKLLGSNTSTEPEVTEEEIKIMIEQGTRSGIVEEAEQSIVGRVFELGDRQVRSLMTPRPEIFWLDIDDSAEENRQSIAQNSYTRILVCQEDLDHVLGFIKVADLLTQSLSGHPLDLTANLRRPLFVPETTSVLKILELFKQGETHFAVVVDEYGVIQGLVTLNDILMELVGDMPSWDNPEEPQKVQREDGSWLLDGMLPVEEFFELFDLEDLLEQSEGNYHTVGGFVITQLGRIPAAADHFEWQNLRIEVMDMDGNRVDKVLIVPPSLNKNNQLIEP; encoded by the coding sequence ATGTCATCTGTATTCCAAGAAATTCTAATCGTTTTCCTTCTGATTGTCGCCAATGGCGTATTTGCGATGTCAGAAATTGCGATTCTTTCGGCGCGGAAAGTTCGTTTACAACAGTCAGCCAATCGAGGCAATAAAAAGGCAAAATTTGCTTTGGAATTAGCCAACTCTCCCAATAGTTTACTCTCAACGGTGCAAATTGGAATTACCCTGATTGGCATTTTAGCCGGGGCTTTTGGAGGATCGGCAATTTCAGCCCGATTAGCCATCCAACTAAACAAAATTCCGATTTTAGTTCCCCACAGCAATGCAATTAGTTTTACAATTGTTGTGATCATTATTACCTATTTATCATTAATAATCGGGGAATTAGTTCCTAAACGGTTAGCTCTGAATGCTCCTGAATCCATCGCAACTAGCGTTTCAATTCCCATGCGTTGGTTATCTAATTTTAGTTCCCCGATTGTACATTTATTGGGTATGTCTACGGAATTAATTTTAAAGCTTTTGGGTAGTAACACCTCGACGGAACCGGAAGTTACCGAGGAGGAAATTAAGATTATGATTGAGCAGGGAACCCGATCAGGAATTGTGGAGGAAGCGGAACAAAGTATTGTCGGACGAGTGTTTGAATTAGGCGATCGCCAAGTCAGAAGTTTAATGACGCCTCGCCCTGAGATTTTTTGGCTTGATATTGATGATTCTGCCGAAGAAAATCGTCAGAGTATTGCCCAAAATAGTTACACTCGCATTCTAGTTTGTCAGGAAGATTTAGATCATGTTTTAGGGTTTATTAAAGTCGCGGATTTATTAACTCAATCCCTATCCGGTCATCCCTTAGATTTAACTGCAAATTTACGCCGTCCCTTATTTGTTCCTGAAACCACTTCTGTTTTAAAAATTTTAGAATTATTTAAACAGGGAGAAACCCATTTTGCTGTAGTTGTTGATGAATATGGCGTAATTCAAGGATTAGTAACTTTAAATGATATTCTAATGGAATTAGTCGGCGATATGCCCTCCTGGGATAATCCCGAAGAACCCCAGAAAGTGCAACGGGAAGACGGATCTTGGTTATTAGATGGAATGTTGCCCGTTGAGGAATTTTTTGAGTTATTTGATTTAGAAGATTTATTAGAACAATCAGAAGGAAATTATCATACAGTTGGAGGATTTGTGATTACTCAGTTAGGGCGGATTCCGGCTGCTGCTGACCATTTTGAATGGCAAAATTTACGCATTGAAGTGATGGATATGGATGGCAACCGCGTTGATAAAGTATTAATTGTTCCTCCTTCTTTGAATAAAAATAATCAGCTTATTGAACCTTGA
- a CDS encoding transcriptional-repair coupling factor has protein sequence MTFSSIVRALGRSPLTAELLTKLNKSQSLYLNGLSRIPKGLVASTLAQESGLNLFVVTATLEEAGRWATQLEAMGWATVQFYPTSEASPYESVTSEEMTWGQMQVLAELAGRLQTPSAVPMAIVATERSLQPHLPPVSAFQPYCLKLYRGMTSAGKTLDEQFAKLGYERVSLVETEGQWSRRGDIVDIFPVASEWPVRLEWFGDELEQIRELDPITQRSLDKIENLILTPTNFDVIIQGNLASAETLISQIIPPIPKPEFQLDNNNYKSPKSYHPLLGLAFEQPACLLDYLTDTTLIVIDEIDQCCAHSDRWLEHIEEQWQALPEKPPKIHRLFTESLQQIESFDKLYLSEIGDYQPSLVNITNVPSLNLSSRPVPATPHQFAKLAELIRYERQRYFSIFIVSAQPSRSVALLSEHDCPSKFIPNPRDYPAIDSLIKNTPVALKYTGLAELEGFILPTFRLVLITDREFYGQHSLATHGYIRKRRRAASKQVELNKLRPGDFVVHRQHGVGRFTKLESLVINNETREYLVLQYDDGTLRVAADQVGSLSRFRSTGGKVPQLNKLSGQAWEKTKEKVKKTLKKLAVDLLKLYAQRAQQTGYAFPPDMPWQQELEDSFSYQPTPDQIKSTQDVKRDMESDRPMDRLVCGDVGFGKTEVAIRAIFKAVTAGKQVALLAPTTILTQQHYHTIKERFSPYPIEVALINRFRTNSEKQEILKRLATGEIDIIVGTQSLLGKGVHFKDLGLLVVDEEQRFGVNQKEKIKTLKTHVDVLTLTATPIPRTLYMALSGIREMSLITTPPPSRRPIQTHLSPLNLEIVRTAIRQEIDRGGQVFYVVPRIEGIEEKSAQIREMIPGVRLAIAHGQIDASELESIMLTFSSGDADVLVCTTIIESGLDIPRVNTILVEDSHRFGLGQLYQLRGRVGRSGVQAHAWLFYPTTADGRVNLTDDARKRLRAIQEFAQLGSGYQLAMRDLEIRGAGDILGAEQSGQMDVVGFDLYSEMLQEAIQEVRGQEIPQVDDTQIDLSLTAFIPSDYIPDLDQKMSAYRSVAACKSRDELSRIEEDWCDRYGPVPTPARQLIRIMELKQIAKKLGFSRIKPDGKQHILLETPMEEPAWNLLKANLSESLHTRFVYSKGKVTVRGLAVLSADKQLESLIGWLAQMQTALPENSVV, from the coding sequence ATGACATTTTCCTCCATCGTGCGTGCATTGGGGCGATCGCCCTTAACGGCTGAACTCCTGACCAAACTGAATAAATCCCAGTCCCTCTACCTCAATGGTCTGTCTCGCATTCCCAAGGGGTTAGTCGCTTCAACTTTAGCTCAGGAGTCGGGATTAAATTTATTTGTGGTGACGGCGACCCTAGAGGAAGCGGGACGGTGGGCGACTCAACTGGAGGCGATGGGATGGGCCACAGTTCAGTTTTACCCCACTTCTGAAGCGTCGCCCTACGAGTCGGTGACTTCCGAGGAGATGACCTGGGGACAAATGCAGGTGTTAGCGGAGTTGGCGGGACGGTTGCAGACACCTTCGGCCGTACCGATGGCAATTGTGGCCACAGAACGGAGTTTACAGCCCCATTTACCTCCGGTTTCGGCGTTTCAACCCTATTGTTTAAAACTGTATCGGGGGATGACCTCGGCCGGAAAAACCCTTGATGAACAATTCGCCAAGTTAGGCTATGAGCGCGTATCCTTGGTGGAAACCGAGGGCCAATGGAGTCGGCGGGGGGATATTGTGGATATTTTCCCGGTGGCCTCGGAATGGCCTGTGCGTTTAGAATGGTTTGGGGATGAGTTAGAACAAATTCGAGAACTAGATCCCATCACCCAAAGATCCTTAGATAAAATTGAAAATCTAATTCTCACCCCGACCAATTTTGATGTAATTATTCAAGGTAATTTAGCCTCGGCTGAAACCTTAATTTCCCAAATTATTCCCCCCATCCCTAAACCAGAATTTCAACTCGATAATAATAACTATAAATCCCCTAAATCCTATCATCCATTATTAGGTTTAGCTTTTGAACAACCCGCTTGTTTATTAGACTATTTAACCGATACAACTTTAATTGTGATTGATGAAATTGATCAATGTTGTGCCCATAGCGATCGCTGGTTAGAACATATTGAAGAACAATGGCAAGCCTTACCCGAAAAACCGCCTAAAATTCATCGTTTATTTACCGAATCTTTGCAACAAATTGAATCCTTTGATAAACTCTATTTATCTGAAATAGGGGATTATCAACCCAGCCTAGTTAATATTACCAATGTTCCCAGTTTAAACCTATCTTCTCGTCCAGTTCCGGCAACTCCCCATCAATTTGCTAAACTGGCGGAATTAATTCGTTATGAGCGACAACGATATTTTTCTATATTTATTGTTTCCGCCCAACCTAGTCGATCGGTTGCCCTATTATCAGAACATGATTGCCCCTCAAAATTCATTCCTAACCCCCGTGATTATCCCGCCATTGATAGCTTAATTAAAAATACCCCCGTCGCCTTAAAATATACCGGACTTGCCGAATTAGAAGGGTTTATTTTACCCACTTTTCGGTTAGTTTTAATTACTGACCGAGAATTTTATGGTCAGCATTCCCTAGCCACCCATGGTTATATTAGAAAACGACGACGGGCGGCATCAAAACAGGTTGAACTGAATAAACTCCGACCAGGGGATTTTGTGGTTCATCGTCAACATGGGGTAGGGAGATTTACTAAATTAGAAAGTCTAGTGATTAATAACGAAACTAGGGAATATTTGGTCTTACAATATGACGATGGTACGTTAAGAGTTGCCGCCGATCAAGTTGGCAGTTTATCGAGATTTAGAAGTACCGGGGGCAAAGTTCCCCAACTGAATAAACTTAGCGGACAAGCTTGGGAAAAAACCAAGGAAAAAGTCAAAAAAACCTTAAAGAAATTAGCCGTAGATCTATTAAAATTATATGCCCAACGCGCCCAACAAACTGGCTATGCGTTCCCCCCTGATATGCCTTGGCAACAGGAACTAGAAGACTCCTTTTCCTATCAACCAACCCCCGATCAAATTAAATCAACCCAAGACGTGAAACGGGATATGGAAAGCGATCGCCCCATGGATAGGTTAGTTTGTGGAGATGTAGGATTTGGCAAAACAGAAGTCGCAATTCGGGCTATTTTTAAAGCCGTTACTGCTGGAAAACAGGTGGCATTATTAGCCCCCACTACAATTTTAACCCAACAACATTATCATACCATAAAAGAACGATTTTCTCCCTATCCCATAGAAGTTGCTTTAATTAATCGTTTTCGCACCAATTCCGAAAAACAAGAGATATTAAAACGGTTGGCAACGGGAGAAATTGATATAATTGTTGGCACTCAATCCTTACTGGGAAAAGGGGTACATTTTAAGGATTTAGGGTTATTAGTCGTTGATGAAGAACAACGTTTTGGAGTGAATCAAAAGGAAAAAATTAAGACATTAAAAACCCATGTTGATGTCTTAACTTTAACCGCTACTCCCATTCCTCGTACCTTATATATGGCATTATCTGGGATTCGAGAAATGAGTTTAATTACCACTCCTCCTCCTTCCCGTCGCCCAATTCAAACCCATTTATCTCCTTTGAATTTAGAAATAGTTAGAACAGCAATTCGTCAAGAAATAGATCGGGGGGGACAGGTGTTTTATGTTGTGCCTAGAATTGAAGGAATTGAAGAAAAATCTGCCCAAATTCGAGAGATGATTCCTGGGGTGAGATTAGCGATCGCCCACGGACAAATAGATGCCTCCGAATTAGAATCAATTATGTTAACATTTAGTTCCGGGGATGCGGATGTTTTAGTCTGTACAACCATTATTGAATCGGGGTTAGATATTCCCAGAGTTAACACGATTTTAGTTGAAGATTCCCACCGTTTCGGCCTAGGTCAATTATATCAATTACGCGGTCGGGTTGGACGTTCTGGGGTGCAAGCTCACGCCTGGTTATTCTATCCGACAACGGCCGACGGACGGGTTAATTTAACCGATGATGCTCGCAAAAGATTGAGAGCAATTCAAGAATTTGCCCAGTTAGGATCGGGCTATCAATTAGCTATGCGAGACTTAGAAATTCGGGGCGCGGGAGACATTTTAGGGGCCGAACAATCGGGTCAAATGGATGTGGTAGGGTTCGATCTTTATAGTGAAATGTTACAAGAAGCAATTCAAGAAGTCCGGGGTCAAGAAATTCCCCAGGTTGATGATACTCAAATTGACTTGAGTTTAACAGCTTTTATTCCTTCCGATTATATACCGGATTTAGATCAAAAAATGAGTGCTTATCGGTCAGTTGCTGCTTGTAAAAGTCGGGATGAATTATCTCGAATTGAAGAAGATTGGTGCGATCGCTATGGCCCAGTTCCTACCCCGGCGCGTCAATTAATTAGAATTATGGAACTCAAACAAATTGCTAAGAAATTAGGCTTTTCTCGGATTAAACCCGACGGAAAACAACATATTTTATTAGAAACCCCCATGGAAGAACCCGCATGGAATTTATTAAAAGCCAATTTATCAGAAAGTTTACATACTCGGTTTGTGTATAGTAAAGGTAAAGTTACGGTGAGGGGATTAGCGGTATTAAGTGCGGATAAACAGTTAGAATCTTTAATAGGTTGGTTAGCCCAAATGCAAACCGCTTTACCGGAAAATTCTGTTGTTTAG
- a CDS encoding TPR domain protein, whose product MNSNHESVSELTLEYYINLGRQYYQGQNWEAAINNYLRALELQPDYFGTYYALGYSYFQDGQWEKAIANYLKATELKPDLIDCYQNLGYAYIKLGQGYQALEYYNQLLTFEGAILYPPHNYLREMLIQWQSINFSEISHNSDRKIIKIFQADPGLYSMLNRLSSGYQKQVFSRLQEQGIEVTEDQTEADIIISQYIVLLESFARQYKQQKKYLLYTEEPRFDLNFESKVNIDGVEINIMNIYTGDVFVNNYHLCIWRGNVFSQPLQFFTDDDFGRPKHRKIAALMSKNPVAGFTTLVREGKSIDLYNLRNQIALEGHQLGKVDIYGNGWEIGITIENSRDGDWTTRKFEILQDYHFNLCFENTIAPYYCTEKIWDAIIGGCLPIYYGGKDATIYQDFPRNSFLDYSDFEHPRELFQYIENMTFLEYKQRLNLCIETFNRVGEILRNHDFYIPQRADNLAEKIRSIVF is encoded by the coding sequence ATGAATAGTAATCATGAATCGGTATCGGAACTTACCCTTGAATATTATATTAATTTAGGTCGGCAATATTATCAAGGGCAAAACTGGGAAGCGGCGATTAATAATTATTTAAGGGCTTTAGAGTTACAGCCGGACTATTTCGGGACTTACTATGCTTTAGGGTATAGTTATTTTCAAGATGGTCAATGGGAAAAGGCGATCGCAAATTACCTTAAAGCAACGGAATTAAAACCGGATTTAATTGATTGTTACCAAAATTTAGGCTATGCTTATATTAAATTAGGTCAAGGTTATCAAGCCTTAGAATATTATAATCAATTATTAACTTTTGAAGGAGCTATTCTCTATCCTCCCCATAACTATTTGCGAGAAATGTTAATTCAATGGCAAAGTATTAATTTCTCGGAGATCAGTCATAATTCAGATCGGAAAATTATCAAGATTTTTCAAGCTGACCCCGGGTTATATAGTATGCTTAATCGTTTATCTTCTGGATATCAAAAACAGGTTTTTTCTCGACTTCAAGAACAAGGAATTGAGGTGACGGAAGATCAAACGGAAGCGGATATCATTATTTCTCAATATATTGTTCTTTTAGAAAGTTTTGCTCGTCAATATAAGCAGCAAAAAAAATACCTTTTATATACAGAAGAACCCCGGTTTGATCTTAATTTTGAGTCTAAAGTTAATATTGATGGAGTCGAAATTAATATTATGAATATTTATACCGGAGATGTTTTTGTTAATAATTATCATCTTTGTATTTGGCGGGGTAATGTGTTTAGTCAACCCTTACAATTCTTCACCGATGATGATTTTGGACGACCTAAACATCGGAAAATTGCAGCTTTAATGTCAAAAAATCCGGTGGCTGGATTTACAACTTTAGTCAGGGAGGGAAAAAGTATTGATTTATATAATTTACGGAATCAAATTGCTTTAGAAGGTCATCAATTAGGGAAAGTTGATATTTATGGAAATGGTTGGGAAATCGGAATTACTATAGAAAATTCTAGGGATGGAGACTGGACAACTCGCAAGTTTGAAATTCTCCAAGATTATCATTTTAATCTGTGTTTTGAGAACACTATTGCCCCCTATTATTGTACAGAAAAAATTTGGGATGCCATTATTGGCGGATGTTTACCGATTTATTATGGGGGAAAAGATGCAACTATTTATCAGGATTTCCCCCGGAATAGTTTTTTAGACTATTCTGATTTTGAGCATCCTAGGGAGTTGTTTCAATATATCGAAAATATGACCTTTTTAGAATATAAACAACGGTTGAATTTATGTATTGAGACATTTAACCGTGTCGGGGAAATTCTCCGAAATCATGATTTTTATATTCCTCAACGGGCGGATAATTTAGCTGAAAAAATTAGAAGTATCGTTTTTTAA
- a CDS encoding non-canonical purine NTP pyrophosphatase, rdgB/HAM1 family, translating into MTEKILIVATGNPGKLKEMQAYLEDLEIELQIKPKDLEIEETGKTFVENAALKASQVALATGEWAIADDSGLAVEALNGAPGLYSARYAPTEAECIVRLLKELGDHPNRNAEFICAVAIARPDGSIAVEYQGICQGTITNEPTGIGGFGYDPIFYVPQVNMTFAQMSAELKHKISHRGQAFQGILPQLQTLFESANIDNKNFE; encoded by the coding sequence ATGACCGAAAAAATATTAATTGTTGCAACCGGAAATCCAGGTAAACTAAAGGAAATGCAGGCTTATTTGGAGGATTTAGAGATTGAATTGCAGATTAAGCCCAAAGATTTAGAAATAGAAGAAACCGGAAAAACTTTTGTTGAAAATGCGGCCTTAAAAGCGTCCCAAGTTGCCTTAGCGACGGGAGAATGGGCGATCGCCGATGATTCAGGATTGGCTGTAGAAGCCTTAAATGGAGCGCCAGGACTCTATTCAGCCCGTTATGCTCCTACGGAAGCCGAATGTATTGTGCGACTGCTCAAGGAACTCGGAGATCACCCTAACCGGAATGCTGAATTTATTTGTGCAGTAGCGATCGCCCGTCCCGATGGTTCCATTGCTGTAGAATATCAGGGAATTTGTCAAGGAACAATCACAAATGAACCAACTGGAATCGGAGGTTTTGGTTACGATCCGATTTTTTACGTTCCCCAGGTTAACATGACCTTTGCCCAAATGTCTGCGGAATTAAAACATAAAATCTCCCACCGGGGTCAAGCCTTCCAAGGGATTCTACCCCAACTGCAAACATTATTTGAGAGCGCAAATATAGACAATAAAAACTTTGAATAG
- a CDS encoding major facilitator superfamily MFS_1: MNIINNHGTKINILGIPADRGRWLLIPLGMTILLCLGSVYSWSIFRTPLEKELGISASASLLPFTFILVFYAAVMPIAGFYIPRIGTRLMTAVGGMIVGLGYILSSFATNVTTLVLTYGVIAGIGVGIAYGVPMVVVSRWFPDKKGLAVGLTIIGFGLSPLITAPLANQLIDIYTVRPTLRILGIAFILIILAISLTMKLPPQGWHPRQNMANSTSILASSYPKNLLRSRSFYGLWICYVIGTLVGLSAIGISSTVGEEIINIDPTVAASSVSLFALFNGVSRPLFGWLVDRFKPHYIAILSYVLILIACILMVNAQTGQVGNYLIAFCLFWFCLGGWLAMAPTITLGFFNPEQYAQNYGIVFTAYGVGALIGTLATGRIRDLFGTYTYVFYPMAFLAMIGIIVACFLLKKERF; this comes from the coding sequence ATGAACATAATTAATAATCATGGAACAAAGATAAACATCCTGGGAATACCGGCAGATCGAGGTAGATGGCTTTTAATACCTTTGGGGATGACTATTCTACTGTGCTTAGGTAGTGTCTATTCCTGGAGTATTTTTAGAACTCCCTTGGAAAAAGAACTGGGAATTAGTGCCAGTGCCAGCCTATTGCCATTCACATTTATTTTAGTTTTTTATGCGGCTGTCATGCCGATAGCCGGTTTTTATATTCCTCGGATTGGTACTCGTCTCATGACCGCAGTTGGCGGGATGATCGTCGGTTTAGGTTATATTCTTTCCAGCTTTGCTACCAATGTGACAACGCTAGTCTTGACCTATGGAGTGATTGCTGGCATTGGGGTTGGTATTGCCTATGGTGTGCCGATGGTGGTAGTATCCCGATGGTTCCCTGATAAAAAAGGATTGGCTGTAGGGTTGACGATTATTGGCTTTGGACTTTCCCCCTTGATCACCGCTCCCCTCGCCAACCAACTAATCGATATCTATACTGTTCGACCCACCTTACGGATTCTCGGTATTGCCTTTATATTGATCATTTTAGCCATTTCCCTGACTATGAAGTTGCCACCCCAGGGCTGGCATCCTCGACAAAATATGGCAAATTCCACATCGATACTAGCCTCATCTTACCCTAAGAATTTGTTGCGGAGTCGCTCATTTTATGGACTGTGGATTTGCTATGTGATCGGCACTTTAGTTGGTTTGAGTGCGATCGGTATTTCTAGTACAGTAGGAGAGGAAATTATTAATATTGACCCGACCGTGGCGGCTAGTAGTGTTTCCTTATTTGCCCTATTTAATGGGGTAAGTCGTCCCTTGTTCGGTTGGTTAGTTGATCGGTTTAAGCCTCACTATATTGCTATTTTGTCCTATGTGTTAATTTTAATCGCCTGTATATTAATGGTCAACGCCCAGACAGGACAAGTTGGTAACTACCTGATTGCCTTCTGTCTATTTTGGTTTTGTCTGGGCGGTTGGTTGGCAATGGCTCCCACTATCACCCTGGGCTTTTTTAATCCAGAACAATATGCTCAAAACTATGGCATTGTCTTTACAGCTTATGGTGTTGGTGCTTTGATTGGAACCTTGGCGACGGGTCGTATTCGAGATTTATTTGGCACATACACCTATGTGTTTTACCCAATGGCATTTTTGGCGATGATTGGCATTATTGTGGCTTGTTTTCTGCTGAAAAAAGAAAGATTTTGA
- the ilvX gene encoding acetolactate synthase: MQLKTKIAAKRATGAYALMDSLKRHGVKHIFGYPGGAILPIYDELYRFEAAGDLKHILVRHEQGAAHAADGYARATGHVGVCFGTSGPGATNLVTGIATAQMDSIPMVVITGQVPRSSIGTDAFQETDIYGITLPIVKHSYVVRDPKEMARIIAEAFHIASSGRPGPVLVDIPKDVGLEEFDYVPVNPGEVTLPGYRPTVKGNSRQINQAIKLIRQAEKPLLYVGGGAIAAGAHREIQELAELFNLPVTTTLMGKGVFSETHPLSVGMLGMHGTAYANFAVTECDLLIAVGARFDDRVTGKLDEFASRAKVIHIDIDPAEVGKNRAPEVPIVGDVRQVLVDLLRRCQETVEPPPNPPCTGGAETSLTAEWLQRIQRWREDYPLVVPIYQDSLSPQEVIDTLGKMAPDAYFTTDVGQHQMWAAQFLKNGPRRWISSAGLGTMGYGMPAAMGAKMALPNEQVICVAGDASIQMNIQELGTLAEYGINVKTVIVNNGWQGMVRQWQETFYGERYSSSNMQAGMPDFVMLAQAYGVKGMQVTRREDLKDAIAEMLAFEGPVLMDVQVKRDENCYPMVAPGKSNAQMIGLPERTNLETIELVYCSNCGAKNVGSNNFCPECGTKL; encoded by the coding sequence GTGCAACTAAAAACTAAAATAGCTGCAAAACGAGCAACGGGTGCTTACGCACTGATGGATAGTTTGAAGCGCCATGGCGTCAAACACATTTTCGGTTATCCCGGTGGAGCGATTTTGCCCATTTATGATGAACTCTACCGCTTTGAAGCCGCGGGGGATTTAAAACATATCCTGGTGCGTCATGAACAAGGAGCCGCCCATGCCGCCGATGGTTATGCCCGGGCAACGGGCCATGTAGGGGTCTGTTTTGGGACTTCTGGCCCCGGAGCCACTAACTTAGTTACGGGGATTGCCACAGCCCAAATGGACTCGATTCCGATGGTGGTGATTACCGGACAGGTTCCCCGATCGTCCATTGGGACGGATGCCTTCCAAGAAACGGATATTTATGGGATCACCCTGCCAATTGTCAAACACTCCTATGTGGTGCGTGACCCGAAGGAGATGGCTCGAATTATCGCCGAGGCTTTCCATATTGCCAGTAGTGGACGTCCTGGCCCGGTATTAGTTGATATTCCTAAAGATGTAGGTTTAGAAGAATTTGATTATGTTCCCGTTAATCCTGGGGAAGTCACCCTACCCGGATATCGGCCAACGGTCAAGGGAAATAGTCGCCAAATTAATCAAGCCATTAAATTAATTCGGCAAGCTGAAAAACCGTTGCTCTATGTTGGAGGCGGGGCGATTGCTGCTGGCGCCCATCGAGAAATCCAAGAATTAGCCGAACTATTTAATCTCCCCGTGACCACAACCCTGATGGGTAAGGGAGTGTTTAGTGAAACCCATCCCCTATCGGTGGGAATGTTGGGAATGCACGGCACTGCTTATGCTAATTTTGCGGTGACGGAATGCGATTTATTAATTGCCGTGGGCGCCCGTTTTGATGACCGGGTGACGGGGAAATTAGATGAATTTGCCTCCCGTGCCAAGGTGATCCATATTGATATTGATCCGGCCGAAGTTGGGAAAAATCGCGCTCCGGAAGTTCCCATTGTTGGGGATGTTAGACAGGTGTTAGTGGATTTATTGCGCCGATGTCAGGAAACGGTCGAACCCCCCCCCAATCCCCCGTGCACGGGGGGAGCGGAAACCAGTCTAACGGCCGAATGGTTACAACGCATTCAACGCTGGCGGGAAGATTATCCCCTGGTTGTGCCGATTTATCAAGATTCTCTTTCTCCCCAAGAGGTGATCGATACTTTGGGGAAAATGGCTCCTGATGCTTATTTCACAACCGATGTGGGACAGCACCAAATGTGGGCGGCTCAATTCCTGAAAAATGGCCCGCGACGATGGATTTCCAGCGCCGGGTTAGGGACAATGGGCTATGGAATGCCCGCAGCGATGGGGGCAAAAATGGCTCTCCCGAATGAACAGGTGATCTGTGTGGCTGGCGATGCTAGTATTCAGATGAATATTCAGGAGTTGGGGACTCTGGCTGAATATGGAATTAATGTTAAAACCGTGATTGTCAATAATGGTTGGCAAGGTATGGTGCGTCAGTGGCAAGAAACCTTCTATGGCGAGCGCTATTCTTCTTCTAATATGCAGGCGGGAATGCCTGATTTTGTGATGTTAGCCCAAGCCTACGGGGTTAAGGGGATGCAAGTCACCCGCCGGGAGGACTTAAAGGATGCGATCGCAGAAATGTTGGCATTTGAGGGCCCGGTATTAATGGATGTGCAGGTGAAACGGGATGAAAACTGTTATCCCATGGTCGCCCCAGGTAAGAGCAATGCTCAAATGATTGGTTTACCCGAACGGACAAATTTAGAAACCATTGAGTTAGTTTATTGTAGCAATTGTGGCGCGAAAAATGTGGGCAGTAATAATTTCTGTCCTGAATGTGGCACTAAATTGTAA